The genomic window ttatttcTAAGAGCATATGTAAAATATGttcttagttattttttttggtaaaatatgataaaatgacatttatgttaaaaatatatccgTAAAATTATGTCACCATGCACAATTTCTTGCAAGATTATTGTGTTAATTACAAGACTGTATTAGTGTATATCCATTATCTTGTAAACAATGGATAATTGCatgaattatttattcatttatgtGATAGTAATATTTGGCATCATCTGTCTATTGTCCACGTGGCCACAGTATCTAATGTGAACTGGTACTGTAATAAACATTGAAGTTCGTCATCCGCGAGGCTGCAGCGACACATGTCATCTAACTATTGAGTTAAGATCCTGCCGACAACAAAATAGAGTGGGGCCCACGTGCGTAATGAGGACCACGAGGGAACGGTGCTCCTTTACTTTCCTGTCctttttaaatctaaaattacGACGCTTAAACTTCGTTAACACATCACTTCTATGCAATCAATAGTTGCTAATGCATCGCCATTATGCAATTATTCCAGGAGATTACACAAATCTTGTTTtaaacaatacaaacaaaacttttaaatttcacGAAAACAGTACTATAAtgttactaatttttttttataaaactgaaatttgggaaaaatgccatgttattaaaatttgttatttgaagTGACGAAAGTTCATGAGACAAATATCCTAAATTTCCTAGCTAGTCTTGCATCGATTTTCTCATTGGTAGATATCCTAAATTTCCTAGCTAGTCTTGATATCCTAAATTAACAATATCATCTTTCCACAGTATCATCACTCTTACTGGGTCGTCAGAGCATTACTCTTAGTTTGCAAtggaaacaaaagtaataGTTAGGGTGATGATCAAAAACTCGTCCTAGCCCGTAACCTATAGAAGATATATGGACCACAGTATTCACCCTAATGCTCGCTAATAACTTGTCGGATATTTTTCGAAAAAGTCGTGAACAAATTGTTGGTTAGATCAATACTAGTCTCCAATCGAAAACCATCAATCAAATCACAGGGCGAGTTCAGCCGAAATACATAAGGACAAGCCAATCACAAGTGATCACACCATATACTGAGATCTTAAGCACCACATGATCAAagcttattcttcttcttttttttacgaCTCTTGAATTGAACAtgtgtttagacaataataATAGTGTTATTATTTGGTCACAGCGCATGCAAAGAATGTTGATATTTGTTggtatttaactatttatgtccgtataaaatgattttaaacgATCTTAAAGGAGTTTGGGGAGACAGAAATAGCGTAGGCAGCATTCATATGGCATTGTCCAAAAGGAGCATAATGAGATCGGGGGGCCACTCTTGCATGTGATTCTTATTCTTCAATCACCTCACCTCTCATCACCCCCAACGCCACTACGTGCTTacttaattgttaatttttttgagatattattttataaattccCATGacaaaatttggaattttgagACGGAGAAAGCACATATATATTCCGTTAAAACAACTCGAAGATGATTAATCTCAAACAGAAATGCCATTCTAAGTAACTAAGTTTCCGCTACTAATGTTCCACCGTCAGCTACTAAAGCACATAATATAGCATTTTCTTGAAGTTGCTTAAAAGTTGTGAAATTCTTTGTCAATAATCTACATATAGCTATATTATATACCACCGCAAGGTTGTGTATAGTATATAGTAGGAATCCGTATCATCATCTACATATAGCTATATTACAAAATCCATGGAAAATGAAATAGAAAACGGTAAGAAAAGGACCTACATGACGAAATTAGTAACGGACCAACTAACTCGCCTGTGACTTTATCTAATGCACATGCTTACTCGATAGTCGTTACAATGGCTAAGGTAAATTAACCCCAAAAAGTCCACCCTCGTCATTCCGTTCCAAGACGTGGCTCCATGCATGCATGTTTGCTTACGCACTTAATGATCTAATTATCCGTGTCATTTGTTAGCAATTTTTTCTACAAAACGTAAAAACTACTACTCCTTCTGATTTAATTAACTTATTGTTCAaggtttttgtaaaaaaaaaacttaaaaaacaattaaagttTCTACTAtacttttgtttaatatatatttttattaaattattggtcaaaacattaaaattgtaagaacaaaattaaaaagaagatttataCAACTATTATGTGATAAAATTGAAGTGTTAAAATGacaaactaaattaaaacagATGGagtgttattttatttgtttctaaatattgatgttttagaatttttacatatatttaaaataatcattgattaattattcttatttatattaaatatgttttaataaatttaaatcaatagTAATATGaaactattaattattgtGCTCTACGATATCTTaatactaaataataataaaaatcttaaaaagctaatctttgtaaaacaaattacaaaagtagaagaacatcatttttctaaaattttctaagaacagagaaagtataaaacttgaaacaaatttggttgaaatcttatatataattatggaAAAGTGATATGATATGTGATGTCTGACTATTGTAATCGGGCAATTCCAGTGATGATTAGAATGATAAATTCCATTCCCTGAGACACAGTTCCATGtaaatagtattatttttcaaagGTGAGTGTGAAAAAGGCAAATTTTTCTACCCTGGCTTTTCTTATTTGAATACCCCAACTTAACAACTTTCACATTGATTGATTTCCACACAGTTGGTAAAATTCAGactataatttaaaatattgaagGACATTAAAGGgccacaacaacaaaagtctgtttgtttctttgaagaCTAAACTTTTGTTACAAAAAGACCCTTCTTTTTTGTAACTTCTTACTTTattgactcttcttcttcttcactactGAAAACTTCTTGCTGAGACAACAACACTTTcaactttataataaaattaattaatccTATTATTATTCGATAAAAGACGACAATAACTtatgattaattaaaaaaaaggtagaAAAATTCACACTtaaggattttgttttcatcttgtTACCGTAGCTAGCTAGTACCATAAAAAGTTTTACTGATTACCCGTAAaactattaatttttctacTTTGACATGTTTAGCATTTATTCCCTGACAATCCGATAACATTTTTGGATAGATCGTAAGTGATACGTGTCCCTTGCTGCTGCACATTCCCGATGATCGACAACGACGACGACGTCGGAGCAAAAGCGAAGCAAAACGTTCCACTATCATCCACAGGGATCAGATAATTCTTCGCCGGCAAATCAAGCGACTTCCCTCCCGTGAAATGAAACGCAACCGTCGGTACTTTCACAGTGGAGAGAGACGAGAAATCGTAACACGTGTCGAACAGAGAGATGCTCGAAGATCCTTTTTTGAGATTCACGGTGAGTTTAAGAAACGCGTCACGCAGCGAGTTATAAGCCTGCGTCTGAAGACGAGTCACGGCGGTTCCACAATCCAAGATCACTCCTCCGCTTCCCGAAGCATCGACATCGAAGATCGCATCAGGCAGCACGACTTTTTCACCACCGACGCTGAATCCACTGAGTCCGACGTAGTAGAAAGTGTCGATCTTTTTGTTACGTAGAAGCGGCGCCGTCGCGTCTCCGCCACCGAGTTGGACCGAGTTGAAATCAAGACTTGAGGACTTTCCCGAGTCACGGTCAACGAGGCAGTAAGAAAACGACGTCGCTTTCATTTGATTGGTTATCGATAAAACACCACCGCCTAAACCGAGTAAACCGGCTGCTCCGGTAAAGAGACCTTCGTTGTCGTGACCACAACCCAAAGCGACGTTGTTTATTTTACCAGAGTTACCAAACGTCACCGTATCGGTAGCGAGTTCACCGACGGTGAAAGATCCGTCTCCGTAACTAACTTGGTAGAGACATTTGTTTGACCGACAAGCGGAGGTTTCGAGAAGAGAGCACTGTGGAGCAGAGCAAGTGAGAGATTTGTATGTGGAAGACGAAGTCGGGTTAAAAACCGGGTCGGACTGTTGGTAACAGTCGGCGCAAGGTTCACACTGGATCCAATTTACGTCGCTTCCGGTGTCGAGAACCAAGTACATCTCTTTCGCCGGAGTTCCGACACCGATTCTTGAGAAATACTCGCCGCTTCCTTGAGAGGCTCCGGAGACGACAGGTGTCGTTAGATCCTCGGTTTGGTATCGTGTATCTTCGTTGTAAACGGGTTTGAGATCGGATCTATCGACTCCTTCGACGGCGAAACGGATCTTCGCGACGATTCCGGCGACTCGGGATGAGTCGCGCTCGAGTCGACTGAGTGTTAAGCTTTTGTAGTCTTTGTGCTGTGACGCGACGAAAGTGTCTCGAGAGTGAAGCTCTAGAGATAGTGGTGAAGATGAATTGAAGAAAACCGGGTCGGATAGGGATTCGGGTTTGGTGGTGGTGAGTGAGGAACGAGTCGGGTCGAGTGAGAGGATAGTTTGTGTTTGCTGGAGAGATGAAACGACGTCGAGTACGTTCGTTTTAGGTGGAGTGGATAGAGAGCGAGAGGAAGCATCAGTGGTGGtgaggaaaagagagagagtgacgACGGcgaggagagaaagaaatcgCGGGAAAGCCATTATTTCCGGCGAAGGTTGATATGAGTTAAgtggaagagagaaagagtaagtaatgtttttaatttatagagagaaaaataaatgctgCGGAGAGAGTCACGCCAGAATTGCTGCGGTTATAAAAGCCACATCAATTATTTATCATCCtgttaaaatatttggatTCACATTATCATCGATCGGTAAAAAAACTTTATGGTTggatattatattttatatatacaaaaataaattaaataagaagTCTTAATCTGGATTTATCATATGATTCCCAACATAGCGTTACATTTATACcgaatcaaataaaaatttagacaAATGTAATTTGAGAATtgtgtttatttgttattgGCACCGAAAGAAGAATTTGTACTTTGTAGAATTCAACACAAAACTATAGCATAGTGTCTGTAGTCTGTACGGACGAGAGTAGAAACTGTAGAAGATAGGGATTTGACctactaaatattttaatacaaGTCTACAAGCGATTATCCAATATTAAGCTCCTAGAGATGTGTGACTACAGAGTACTTAAGTGTTTATTTATTGCAATGACCTTTGGATACAAAGTACTCCTATATTGTTAACCAAttcacttttaattttttttacgtgACCAAAGCTAAGATCTTATCTAGAAAACTAAAAGCTTTCTGTCCTTTTGTTATATTCGGGCTTCAAAACTTTGTACCTTCTTCTTACCATCGCTGTCGAGAGAAAAGTCAGCAGAAGTTTTGGAAACTATTAGTTATAGGGATCGAATTATCTTAATCATCTACGATCATGTCATTTTGTGTTGGATATTTGTTAATGCTTGTACATTTCTAAAAAAACATGTGTTGTATATTAGCTAATGTCAATATGTGGTGCATATTTGCTAAGTTGCCGtggaaataacaaaaacttaaaattttgcTAAGTactgtacttttttttttttgtgattgcAATTTGCTTAAGGTGATTGATGAACGAAGGCTATATGTAAAAACTGGAAAGGAGTGAATCAATGTGAGAAGTGGGTGAGTTGTTACTTCGTTAGAAGAGAGATTTGGGTTTATTTCGCTTTCCCTGAATTAATGGTAACGCACCCTTTTGGCTTTGGTTGTTGCGTGtcatttatttctcttttgtttttaatcttgttatatccattttcttatacctactttactttttttccataaaatgAGATTATGCAATTCAATCAGTAATGTTTTAAATCGCATACACTTTTATATTTAACAATATGCCTTCACTAATTTGTATTTCAAGATTAGTTAGTGATATTTTATAGTAAAGTTTAAAGAACATTATAATGTAGACGCAATCAtagagtttttctttgtcaaagGCAatattgcaacaaaaaaaaaggtagaaacgaagacatttttttttttgtgtgtgtaatCAGTAATCGCCTTACACAAAAAGACATATACTTTTTTGtgtaaggttttttttttttgagctaCTATCactaaatttgaaatcaaataattgaTACTCCAATAAAAGTAGAAATAATATCATAgtatatgaaaaaacaaaaaaaaattacaaggacgatgaaagaaaaaacaaaatctcataactcaaaatcaaatatcatcTCCAAGTTCTTAACATGATAAAACTagactaaaataaaaactgacaTCCTactaaaattagaaacaaaatgacataaattgaaatcaaactcacaaaaaaaaacaatagacattaaaacaaaaaatccgaataacaaaaaacagGATCTCAGCTAAACAAGGCCTGGTGTAGTATACTAGTATTGGCCCATGGCCCATggtttggtatttttttttctctgaccaaaggaagaaaaaaaaaaagatatttatccGTATGGCGCCAAGAGGTTTGTGTGGTTTTCGATTTCATCCAAATTTCTGAATTTCGTCTCTAACATCCACAAAATCGAATGCGTTGTGTGAATCGCGTTGATTGTTCTTGGTCACGGCCAAGCGAAGCTTACCGTATCTTACCCTCCGGTGGTCACCTTTCATCTGGATTCCATCAATGTCCTTTATCGTCTCTATCTTTCCGTTCCTCTTTCGTGTGTTGCTCCTCCTCCACATCTGGACCGTCCGATTCAAATCCCGAATCATCTTCAAATCGCTCTTACAGCCGTAGATGGCAGAATCCTCTTCCCCGGCGTCAACATCCCGATCAAATACCGTCTTCTCAGATTGCTCGTGATTGGATCGATTCAGATACAACTCCAGTTTCTCAAGGTAGTTTAATAATGATCTTATGGAAAAACTCTGCTCTTACTTATGAATTTGTGAACTAGTTAGGATTTAGTAAATTAGAGATATTAGTAATAGCTTGAGTTACTGTTTGTCCATGAAGCTTGTGAAATTGTGGATGCCTTTGGATCTTACTAGTGTGTCTCTATGTAATATTAGCTTTAGAGAGATTCACTGTAGTGTCGTACAACATATTGGGAGATGGAAATTCATCATATCACAGAGAGTTGTACTCCAATGTGTCTGTTCCTTACCTCAAGTGGGGCTACCGCAAAAGGTTGATATGCGAAGAACTCATTCGTCTCAATCCAGACATAATCTCTATGCAGGTAATGAACTTTACCTTGTTTTATATCGTGTTAAGATAGTtaagttgattttgtttgtggaCCTTTGTAGGAAgtagataaatattttgatctaTTCAGTATGATGGAGAAAGCTGGATATGCTGGCTCCTATAAGGTTGATGTATTTCCTTGTTCAATGAAAAATTTTATGCTTATAAGATTAATGGGGTAAAATGTAAGACATGGTTTGTCGGTTGGTTTTATTTACCTTTTCGTCTGAAGCCTCAACAAAAGTTGTGTTTATATAGAAGGACTACAAATATAAGCTTTGCAATGGCAGCGGCGAACTGGAGATAACGTCGATGGTTGCGCAATGTTTTGGAAGGCTGACAGGTAGCACATATTGTTTGACTCAATCTGTATTAGTGTGAAGAAAAACGACTACTACAACTCAGCATTGTTTAAGATTTATCTTGTTTTCAAAAGGTTTGGAGTTTTGGAGAGGGAAAACATTGAGTTTAGCCAGTTTGGTATGCGGGATAATGTTGCACAGCTTGCTGTTCTTGAGgtagaaattttttttgaatgttttacgaacttcttttttcatgtatatgcTTTGACTgatccagtttttttttgggtttccCGTCAGCTCCGGAAGTCTAATAAGTCAAGAAAGATACTGCTGGGTAACATTCACGTGCTTTATAATCCAAATCAAGGAGATGTGAAGCTGGGTCAGGTAAGCCTCGACATTTCAATTTGTATATCCGCTACACGAGCAATTGACTGTCATGAAAGTTTACAAAATGTTGATCTGGCCCTTTCACCTTTGGCTTTAAGACTTCAGGAAATTGTACTGAATCTCAGTCAAGAGATGTTTACTAGCATTAGTTTAAATATCTAAGACAAGTCTAAGTTACTAGTATATGTCATGACATGTTCATTAGTATATGTCCTAATGCTCATGAAAACGTATTGAATTCGTGgcttatgttttttcttgagTTCCTGATTTGCCTTGTTCTTGACTGATAGGTCCGTTCACTCTGCTCAAAGGCTCACTTGCTCTCTAAGAAATGGGGTGACATTCCCATTGTTCTATGCGGAGATTTCAATAGCACTCCCAAGGTACGTATCTTTTCAAATAAACTCTTCCACTTTGGTTTGtgtatttgtttattcattGTTTGAGTTTATCTTATTACGTGTAGAGTCCATTGTACAACTTCTTGGCGTCCTCTGAGGTATGACTATTCATAGTTTTGCTTCAGTCAAACTACACTGTGTCCTCTTGTAGTTTCTTTAAATAGGATTATGCTTCTATCTTACAGCTGAATGTCATGGAACATGACAAAAAAGAGCTGTCCGGCCAGAAAAATTGTCGTCCTACCAAAGTTCTTGAAACTGGTAGCAAATCCAGTAATACAATAACTTTCAGGTAAGATtgttttttgaagatttaatCAGTTCTGTGAATGGTTGTCTTGTGACTGCCTGCTGGAATAGCCATTGTGTTCACACACTAGTAGAAGTTTTTGTAGCTCTTGGACAAAAGAAGAGATCCGTGTCGCAACCGGGCAAGAGAACTCGTACTGGGCTGCGCATCCTCTGAAACTCAATAGCTCATACGCCTCAGTTAAGGTAACAAACAAAGCTTTAATGTCCCTGTCTATATATGACAAGACCTTAAATTTGCTCATGAACATGGTACACAACAGGGCTCAGCAAATACCAGGGACTCTGTTGGTGAACCTCTAGCAACCTCATATCACTCGAAATTTCTCGGAACGGTTGATTATCTCTGGTAAAACATTCTAAACACAACCAAAACTCAAATGgacaaatttaatatttggcTGATGAAGTAACTAATTAGAAATACATGTGTGGTCTGGTTAAGGTACTCTGATGGTCTTTTACCTGCAAGAGTTCTTGACACACTTCCTATTGATGTTCTATGCAAAACCAAAGGCCTTCCTTGTCAAGTATGTCTTTCTATCAAACAGTTTAGATTTGGTGAGGTCATTTCTATGATTGATGCTTAAAGCCTTATTCGTCTTTGGTTTGCAGGAATTGGGAAGCGATCACTTGGCTCTTGTTTCTGAATTTGTCTTTGAACCGGACGGTTAAAGGCATCTAGTGCCAGCTTAGTTTTCTTTGAACCGAACCGTtataaatgtgtttttattaAATGTATAAGCGTACCGAAATTACCTGATCATGGTTCTATATCAAACCGACTTCtcgataaataaataaaaattgagacGATCAGAAGCTTCAATCTTGTGTGCGTATTGGGTCACTAGGATATTAAATCGACTTCTTCGAACGTAATTTAAAGTGAGAGAACCAGTTTACTTGATTCTGGATCTAAACCGAAGCGGACATAAGCTTGGTTTAAAtgtaccaaaaagaaagaattgaaCCAATTGGTACGGTTCTAATCTTGGTTCCGGTAAAATGAAAAGGAATTCTAAAGAGATTGAGAGCTGTAAAGTTGGAAtcgaaggaagaagagacaagagaAAGTGAGGAAATTAATGGCGTTGAGCTCAATGACATGGGGTTACGCACGGATCATAGCTGGAACACTTCTCGGCGGGGCCCTCGGATTCTACGTAATGCATCGCATCGAAGTTAGCTACAAggtctgtttcttctctctgtcttcCTATGAGAAAGCTTGTGCTCGACCTTAGACTGTTGGGTTTTACGCAGATGAGGATGGAGGAAGCGTTGAATCAATACGAGAAGGATATGCAGaagagacaagaagaagaaaatcttatTCAGATCAATGAAGAATCTGTTTAGCTTATTTCTTGGTAGCATGCCTTCaaagtgttcgatgaaatgcccAACAGATGTTTGATgctgttttgactttttttctctcatgtatttttcggtttggtttggtctGGCATTATGaaaatgtttcatttgtcTTTGGTTTAATAACTATATACCATGATGGTGGACCAGAGAAGCAGCCATATTGAGCATTATATGTATCTTTCATCTATTCAAATGTTTCTTAAAGAAACAACTAAATCCTTATTACATCAAAATTGCTGTTCCATCCAAATCCTTAATCAGTTatgtttctgttgttgttgttgttgtcgttgtCTGTTAGAATGTGATGAGGATTTGATGTATTAGCTACATaactttgattttggaatGGTATAATGGTTTTACTAAGCTAAATTTTTGAGAGATGTCagatagaaaaagaattaaCTGGGCAAAAAGCATATGGAACCGATCCAGCTCTTTTGGacttttaaaagtgtttagTCGGGTTCtgtcttctttttaattctaAAAGGTTTcgtaattattttcttttcaccaGTTCAACTTAAAGAAACgccaaaacaacaaacaaaaaaatgtctaGATTTTGGTGTTTGTGCTCAATGAAAGAGTCTTCATTTCGTAGGGTCAACCCAATTCCTGATTTTTCATGGTAAATTCCACACAAAGAGGACATGtccaaaacagaacattaaATATTAACATGAAAGAGACAGGAGAGTtatgttgttatttttttgggacCAAACCATAATTGCAGAACAATACTAGTAAGTATTACATAACTGTTTCAGTTTAATTACGTTATCATGgcaaaattcatttttctctcaAGAATTGAATCATCTATGTATTTTAAGTCtcattttttagtttaataattaGATGCAAACTGGTAGGGCTGATGAACCAGTGAACACATAAAAAGGTTCCACAACTTCCGACCCATATAGTTcgaattacaaaatataaaagatgtCCTACtgaacaaaaatagaaaaacatattaaCCTATTAATAGAATTCTCATATATGTTCGGTTGAGCTGCCTTCGATTAGGCAGATTAGGAAAAATAGTCTTTTGAATTCTCCTATAGAAGtgttttatatatcttatgGATTTGTATATCCAGCCTGGTATGAAATATCTGTCCTAAAATGAATTTGTGCTACGTTTATTAAGGTTAGTTTGCAAAatagaatttttgaaaaaaaaaaaaaaactctagcTAGCATGTATCAGAAAATACGACATTTTGAAAGCTaaaaacatagagaaaaataacatgtgctatatataaatattacgTAAGTTGTTATATTTTATCATGCAAGATTGGCCCTGGACTTACTCATCATGTACCTATTTGTGGCCGCGACTTGGACTTCCTCTCGGGTCTTTCAGATGGGTCTCTCTAACATGTACCATGGCACTGATCTCACCCATAAAGAGGTCACATTTGATCTTTGCTGCTCCTACATCTATGTAGGAAGGAAGTCTCTATCCTTCCTTTTCATAAGCATCCCTTTCCGTTGCTATATAATTACccaaacattacaaaaaattatataatttgtaatatCATGACAAATGTTATGCTATTACTTAgtatttaaaaatgatatgTTATGCAATTACCCTTCTCTGAGCTCATGTTACACGTAAGATTAGGAAAATGCGAGGTTAATGTGTTTGTTATACTAAAGCCAGTAAGGTGgcaaggaaaaaacaaaaaaaaatatccaatgCAGGGCTATGTCCCtacatatataactattttgtGGAGATCCAGAAATTTAAGGTTTGTATTGAGTGTTTGCCAAAGAAATAAAGGTTGTAAT from Arabidopsis thaliana chromosome 3, partial sequence includes these protein-coding regions:
- a CDS encoding DNAse I-like superfamily protein (DNAse I-like superfamily protein; FUNCTIONS IN: molecular_function unknown; INVOLVED IN: biological_process unknown; EXPRESSED IN: 24 plant structures; EXPRESSED DURING: 14 growth stages; CONTAINS InterPro DOMAIN/s: Endonuclease/exonuclease/phosphatase (InterPro:IPR005135); BEST Arabidopsis thaliana protein match is: DNAse I-like superfamily protein (TAIR:AT1G73875.1); Has 1375 Blast hits to 1335 proteins in 238 species: Archae - 0; Bacteria - 71; Metazoa - 526; Fungi - 233; Plants - 309; Viruses - 0; Other Eukaryotes - 236 (source: NCBI BLink).) is translated as MRCVNRVDCSWSRPSEAYRILPSGGHLSSGFHQCPLSSLSFRSSFVCCSSSTSGPSDSNPESSSNRSYSRRWQNPLPRRQHPDQIPSSQIARDWIDSDTTPVSQALERFTVVSYNILGDGNSSYHRELYSNVSVPYLKWGYRKRLICEELIRLNPDIISMQEVDKYFDLFSMMEKAGYAGSYKRRTGDNVDGCAMFWKADRFGVLERENIEFSQFGMRDNVAQLAVLELRKSNKSRKILLGNIHVLYNPNQGDVKLGQVRSLCSKAHLLSKKWGDIPIVLCGDFNSTPKSPLYNFLASSELNVMEHDKKELSGQKNCRPTKVLETGSKSSNTITFSFCSSWTKEEIRVATGQENSYWAAHPLKLNSSYASVKGSANTRDSVGEPLATSYHSKFLGTVDYLWYSDGLLPARVLDTLPIDVLCKTKGLPCQELGSDHLALVSEFVFEPDG
- a CDS encoding ATP-dependent helicase/nuclease subunit (unknown protein; Has 15 Blast hits to 15 proteins in 9 species: Archae - 0; Bacteria - 0; Metazoa - 0; Fungi - 0; Plants - 15; Viruses - 0; Other Eukaryotes - 0 (source: NCBI BLink).); the protein is MALSSMTWGYARIIAGTLLGGALGFYVMHRIEVSYKMRMEEALNQYEKDMQKRQEEENLIQINEESV